tcaagtttgtccaaatatgaatgtatctgttcttgaaaaatgtctagatacatgtaatatttcaacaacaatttaagatcggaaggagtacgaGTATCTGACTATCTGTCATCATTCCATTTTTATGAAATCCAAGCTTGAGCTTACATAGAAAGCTGCTATCTACAGCAACAACCCAACTACTATTTAAGTTGGTTCCTGATGGTGACGATTAATTACAAGCCCATTAGTTATTAtcaaaacaaatactccctctgtccaacaaaatatgtctaaagtttgtcaaaatttgaatgtatttaaaCATAGattcattcaaatttagttaaagttaaGATATTCTTTGTTGTACTGAGAGAGTAGATGTTGTTTGTTCAGCTGGACATGACTGGCACCACCTAGATCAAAGAGTAAAACCTGTGAACAGCAACAGGGACACATCATACATATTCTAGACTTTGTCgacgaggaaggaggagatcgCGGCCACGTCCCGCGGTCGAGAATCCGAGTAGGATGCCGCGTCATTGTCCCGGTGGAGCAACTGAAACCCCAATCAATCAAGATTAGATGCACGTCCCGTCGCTTATCGCCCACCAGAAACCATCCCCTCCTTTGGTGTGTGCGCGCTTCCGGTTGCACTGTGCGCTAGATCATTGTTCTACTCAAAGTGTTTCCCTTGATGTCCAAGAGACCCAGACAGAGAGTAAAGATGCCCCGGCCAGGTATGTTCAGACAGGAACAAGAGCTTACAAattggaaagaagaaagaaagaaagaggcaTGCCTCTGTTTCAACCACGAATTAACACATGGTGCAATGGTGGAGTTATAGGGAGAATGGCATTGTCAGGAAGATCATGCTCGATTTTACACACGCGTGATGCGTGGAGGGTAAATGGACAGACTAACAAACGGTAGTTTTCGACAGTCAACTCGAGTAATTTACTTTGCACGTACGTATGTGTTCGAAGTTGTAGTTCGATTGCGTCAAAACCAAATTTTCTCtacattgttttcttcttctgaaggGTAGTGAAATTCGTTCTGACAGAAAACATTATGGCGGGCTTTAAGTGAAGGGAATAGCTATATTTTTAGTTCCTCAATTGCCGTGAAGGTGAGTTAGTCCTACAGCTCTAAattcaagaaaattaaaccAAACAAGTTTAGTCTCCGCCATCCCAATTTAAATTTGTGGCGGCTGGCAGGTTTATAATTCTAGAAATTAAGCTAATATCACCTAAAGGCTGTGTGCTATGATTGATGCATAGACAGGGGGAACTtcctctttttcaaaaaaaaaaatcacctactgttcctccgtccaataaaaaatgtttcaactttgaccaaatttgaatgcatctatacactaagtcatgtctagatacatctaaattttgacaagcttgagacatgttttgttggacagagggagtaaaacAATTAGCCAGTCCGATGCAAATGTTTGATCGACCAGCCAACTTGtgatcaaaattttgtttcttgatCAAATTCTTACAATCTAAAACCGTGCATAAATAGAAGTTTATTTCATGtccattcttctttttttcgaaaagaaggTTGAACCTCCGGTCTCtatatcaaaatgatgcacacaaccattttGATTATATTATTCAACAACCAGACAAAGCAAATACATCAATCAACCCAAAGCGATTTTTCTCGCGATAACAGTCGTCGCAACACCTACAAACTTGATGAAGAGGGTGACCATGATTAGGCCGTCTGCCTTGACCACACACCAACGCACATCGTTTAAAACTGAAGGGGGTGACCATGATCAAGGCCATCTGCCCTAACCACACACCAACACACATCATTTGAAAGCGGAGGCCGCACGAGGGCACAACCAGTCCAGCAAAATGCGCACCGATGCGCATGTCAGAAGTTGCCGCCTCCGTCTTTCACTAACCAATCTTCATGTCCATTCTTCTATGCGACTAGGAGTGGTTAATTGTATTTTTCTAGGTATACTGATTTTGATTAATCATTTTTTTAACGACTAACTGTGCTCATAATTTGAACTTTACTTGAGTGTATTGCTCTCATGCCATTGCCATGTACCAATACAACATGCCAGCTGTCCCTTACGAAACGGCCAAGCGGCAGCCTAGCATGATCCAAgttttcatactccctccgtccaacaaaagatgtctcaagtttgtcaaaatttgaatgtatctagttatgacttagtgtatagatgcattcaaatttaatcaaaattgagacatcctttgttgaacggaaaatgtattttataTTGGTCTGATATCACACATCATTTATATACTCTCTCTGACCGATATTACTTGTTTGATTTAAtacaactttatactaaatctgtgacaaaaaaaattaaatgaaaAATCTACAACAACTAATATAGGTCGGAAAAagtagtactttttttttcaaatagtGTAACAATCCTTTCGAAAGAATAGTGTATCAATACATAGCTACGTGAGGCAAAAGAGAATCCCACGTAACTGTATGGACACCATGctcgtttttttcttttctaaaggcaaaatctttttttttagaaataaagGCAAAATGTTTGACTGCCTTCTGCATCGTTTTTCTAGGGGAACCTACTGCATTGTTTGTGTGACTTTTCAGCTCCATACACTCGGGTGCAAGCAGACCAATGGTCAACGCAGTTAGCAGCCAGCAGAGACGTCCAACCAATGTGGTTGATGCTcgataggatgtgccagtcaTTCAGACACGAATTCTAACTATCTTTGGGGTATGTGCTAAGGTATACTTATGGCCTTAGTAACCTTTAGGGGATCATAGACGAGATAAATAATCTTGCAAAAGCATCTTTTTAGGAGCCTGCATGTGCAAGCCTTTGGTCTCACGATCGATGACCCCATGAACAGAAGGGTAGAACCCGATAATAAGTTGAAGTGTTCTAATCCCGGCCTGTTTCGTCGGTCATTCCATAAACAGGATGAAACTCTAGAATTAACCTCCCAGCGAACCAATCCTCGTCTACAGGGCTCTTAAGGTGGCTATACTGATCTGACACGATGATAAGGAAATCGTAACTAGGGTTGCCAACGTTGTGTCGAGTTTTAAGAGGAGAGGAACTGGAGATCAGATCATGTGTACGGGCAGATTTTAGTCGGGGGCGGTTGCATACTCGCATCATGACTCTTGAGGTGCACTCTGTGATTTCAACTGTTCAAAAGCGAAACGACTAAGAAATGTTCGAGAATTTTTTGTGTGGTCAGTGCCcatgtcaaaaaaagaaggattCCTTTGCCTGCACTCTAAAACCCAGCACGACCCAACTCTTTGTACATCACCAGCAAAAAAGTGCTggcgctagctagctgcgcGCAGGAGGaccttctcttttcttttcttgtgtcgTCTTCTGCCCTAGCTTAGCAAGCTTCTGATCTGATCATCGCCACCTAATATTTCTCATCTTTTTTCCCGACCGACCtcggaaaaaggaaaacatcatGTCTTCACCTAATATAAATTGCAACCTCACGATCGGTGCCCTGCCATTCTCCCCTATATAACTTGTCCTCTCTCGTATTGTAGCACGAGCGCACGCTGTGGCTCCTCTCGATCCTTTACCATCTGCATTGCAGTAGATCGAAAAGGTTGGTTGGCCGGAACAATGGGAGCAAAATGCCTATCGCTGCTCGTGTTCCTTGGCacgtcgctgctgctgccgcagcTGCTGCTCGCGGCCATGACGAGATACTACACCTTCAATGTATGTACTCTGCTGCCCGTACAATCTCAACTTCTCAAGCAAACTAAGCACATATGCATGCAATTTCAAGTTGCATATGCATGCCATGTACCAGTGATAGTTGAGAGAATGTGTGTATTTGTTCCGCGCGATATCGTCTTTTGCGGTTTTGCAGGTGACGATGAAGAAGGTGACACGGTTGTGCAACACCCGGGCCATCCCGACGGTGAACGGCAAGTTCCCCGGCCCGAAAATAGTCACCAGGGAAGGCGACCGCGTCGTCGTCAAGGTGGTTAACAATGTCAAGCACAACGTTACCATCCACTGGTAAATCTTTCGCCGTCTTATTTACTTAATTCCATCGCCGGTAACCACATTGCTAGCTATATTTTTGTAACGAAGTCAAGCGCACCACTCCTAGGCTCCTAGCTAGTTTGTTTGCAACCGCAGTAAAACTTTCTGAAGGCGGgtcgttcttcttcttttttcttggcaAAGAGTTGCTCCATCTGTATACAACTTCAAgagttcttcttttttctatgaTTTGGGTGCAGGCACGGCGTGAGGCAGCTCCGGACGGGTTGGTCGGACGGGCCGGCGTACATCACGCAGTGCCCGATCCAGACAGGACAGAGCTACGTATATAATTTCACCGTAACGGGACAGAGGGGCACACTGTTCTGGCACGCCCATGTCTCCTGGATGCGTGCGACGCTCTACGGTCCTATTGTCATCCTCCCAAAGCTCGGTGTGCCGTACCCGTTTCCAAAACCCTTCAAAGATGTGCCCATCATGTTCGGTGCGTGGGTCTGCGTGCGTCCTAGTTCGTACAAGAAACATAAAGCCTGCATTGCAGAGCTCCCTGAATGGTTAAATACGCTACAATTTCTTGTGTAGGCGAGTGGTTTAACGTGGATCCTGAGGCAATCATAGCGCAAGCTCTGCAAACTGGTGGAGGCCCAAACGTGTCAGATGCCTACACCATCAACGGGCTTCCAGGCCCACTGTACAATTGCTCAAGCAGAGGTACTATACTAGTACTAAGGAGAGGCAAAATTCAGCCCATCAATAGGAAATATTTCGGTTTTCAAGCTGCTTCTAGCTCATTGAACATTGTTGGCACGCAGACACATTCAAGCTGAAGGTGCAGCCCGGCAAGTGGTACCTGCTCCGGCTGATCAACGCCGCGCTCAACGACGAGCTCTTCTTCTCGATCGCCAACCACACGCTGACTATCGTTGATGTCGATGCTTCCTATGTCAAGCCGTTTGACACGGATGTTGTCCTCGTCACGCCGGGGCAAACCACTAATGTGCTTCTCCATGCCAAACCAGACGAAGGCTGCCAGCCAGCCACACACCTCATGCTAGCACGCCCTTACGCCACGTCTCGCCCCGGCACCTACGACAACACCACCGTCGCGGCCGTCCTTGAGTACTCACCGTCTGGCCAGATCAAAAGTCGGCCGCTCTTCCGGCCGACGTTGCCGGTGTTCAACGACACGTCGTTCGCTGCCAACTACAGTGCCAAGCACCGGAGCCTAGCCAGCTCAGAATACCCGGCCAACGTGCCACGACGGATCGACcggcccttcttcttcgccgTGGGGCTTGGCACGACACCGTGCCCGACGCACCAAGGGTGCAACGGCCCCACCAACGATACTAAATTCTCGGCATCCATGAACAACGTGTCCTTCAACATGCCGACCACGGCACTCCTGAAGGCGCACTACGACGGCAACACGGCAGGCGTGTACACGGCCGACTTCCCCGCGATGCCGACTCAGCCGTTCAACTACACGGGCACGCCGCCAAACAACACGAACGTGTCGAACGGGACCAAGGTGGCGGTGCTGCCGTACAACGCGAGCGTCGAGGTGGTGCTGCAGGACACGAGCATCCAGGGCGCCGAGAGCCACCCGCTGCACTTGCACGGGTTCGACTTCTTCGTCGTGGGGCAGGGTGTCGGCAACTACAACGCGTCGATGCACCCTGCCGGGTTCAACCTGCTCGACCCCGTGCAGAGGAACACCGTCGGCGTCCCGGCCGGAGGTTGGGTCGCCATCAGGTTCTACGCAGATAACCCCGGTGAGTTTCTTGCGTACGTACTGTGCTTATAGCAAACCGCGTGCACACGTTCTTGCTTAACCGTAAATGTATGGAGCTGATTAATTCATTATTTGTCTTGCAATAAAATATGACGTGGCAGGTGTGTGGTTCATGCATTGCCACCTAGAAGTGCACACGAGTTGGGGCCTGAAGATGGCGTGGGTGGTCAATGATGGTCCATTGCCAGACCAGAAACTGATGCCTCCGCCGTCCGATCTTCCCAAGTGTTAGAAATCTAACCGACCGTTGGCCTCGCGACCGAAATCGGGATTCATTTCTTTCGTCTGTTTGGTTCTTATACACATTGGTGAATGAATATACTATCGTACATACATAGCACAGAATGAAGGTTCAAAAAAGCTGTACTGTTtgttcatgttttttcttttctcttctcttctccattCTATCCAATGTTAAAGGAGGCTGTATTCTTGTAACTGGTTGCCAATGCTTTACTTGACTTACTTCCTGTTCTTTCGATCGAAGTTTCTGTTCGAATACCTAGTTGATCGATAAAAAGATAGTTTCACATAAACTGTACGTAATCCGCATTTTCATTTCCTTTAATATAAAAGTTATatggagtatattttttatgagAGAGAAATAtttggctttattgattcaataaaCATGATATAGAGTATAGTATAACCTGAAATGAAAACCGGCAACAAAGATTCTTGATAAAACAAAATGTTGCATCAAGATTCTTGGATGTCAAAATCGCTAGACCGTCATCTGTATTTTGATATCTCTCCATGTCTCTAGTAAATAATAAAACAGTTGAAGACCAGACTTGCACAAATTGAACTAACCTCACAGGTTTTGAAAAGTCACATGAGTCACTCACTTCAAACGATGAGAAACTAAGATCGTTGGACGCATTATGGCTGATGACACACCCCTTGAAAGCCAGGTTGTGGAACCGCTGATTCTTCACCGAACCAATAGGGGGAAGgccaaaaaatgaaaatacaaACTGTGAGATCCACTACTCCCATGGAGTAGACCGTTTTGACTAGGCCAAGATAGGATGAAGTCGGGAGACTATTATTCCAATGCGTTATCGTCTCCACCGCGCACGGTCGTGAAGACATAAAACCTCACAAACGAGATACACAAACTACTTTCAGACATTATAAACTTGATCCGTGTTCGACTAACAAAAATCACAACTATGGTGGTTTCTACTTTCCAACACGAAAAACCTAACTTGGCATATAAAAGTTATAtagcttaatttttttttgaggtaaGAACGCCTCCGTTTTGTTACTCACAAATATTCAAAGGTGTCAATGTCTGGCGACTGTAAGAgccagtttcttttttttttaaatagtaAGAGCCAgagttatactccctctgttccatgttaagtgactcaaatttatctaaatattgatgtatttttatattaaAATCAGCATAAATttattacaatatattaaattggaatcggtggtgatgggtgggtgccgttggtcggtgttggtcggtcaacttcgttaaaattacaatcaatatgccactgccccttattttctttccctcccgccttattcacgatttcagtagcagaaattctacggtttagatttaccgaaagttatcgtacggtccaaatttgtcacaacataacacgaacagtcctaaaataaatcaatccccttagcatgaaatccaaaattcttcgtattcatctcagtatggaaatcaatctgaacccaaacaaaaaatctcggtatcaatTTCAGTATgaaaatcaatccaatcgaaaaatcgatgtccagacttcgcctccaccggctcgtgcttgatacactttTCGTTGTTCTGTAGCATCGCACGGATTCTTTTGCtagtacatgtaatatttgatGGAGGAAGGAACTTAATAGCTGCTGTCGAGAATAGATATGTAAATTCCGCGCGCCCTGCTCTTCCCTAAAGGCCCAGCAACAACAAAAGTTTAACGAGTCCATATAGCACACCCAGCTAGCCTGAGAAAAAACCGGCCCATCACGGAGTTTTAGTTTCTTGGGCTCGTCCAGACGCGGCGCCGTGGAAGTTTTCTAGATGCGTTTGGTCGTAGATCCGCTCCGGCCGAGCGAAAAGGCCGGGGGCCACACCTTCCACAAATTCGGACGAGCCAAGAAAATCCCACGCGGGGCTGCTCTGCTTAAGTCAATCTAGCAAATAAACGCAAAAATATAGGATCGGGCCGTCCCAATCCAGCGGCACCGTAACCAAACGCATCCTTAATGTTTCAATTTTGCAGCGGCTGTTTTACACTTTTACATGCGCACGGAGCTACTGGCACACGTTAGTCGTTTGTCTTGCCCTCTTTAGTTTGTATAAATAAATTGATGCCCTACAAACTGTAGAAATAAAGAGGCTGAAAAATCAATATATTTGTAGATTTCATTCATACGGAGGGCTACTGAACAACAGGCATATTTTTGTCAAtttaatatctaattaaagtagcagaaattttACGGTGTAGATTGTTTCAACGTTATCGCACGGCTGAGAATAAATCTAGATTTATTGAAAAAATTGTATCAGAAAAGACTTGCGCCTGTTTATGCAAAGCGGAAACAATCAAATTCCTGTTCATGCACGAGTCATATGCACATCCTGTCCATCGGCTTGCCGGACTCCATTAGGAAACCAAGCCGGACTACATGCACACAAGTGTAGCTATTAGAAGGCTTTGATTCCTGCTCACGTATACACACATCCAGATTCACCGGCAGATGGACACTCAGATTTAGGTTCTGACTAATCTAACGCAAAATCAAGCTGGCCGTCTCAAAACGTATCAAGTCGATTCAAATAGAGAGGTGAAATACGGTCTGGTGCATGCAAGCATAAAAGGTACGTCAGAAAAGCTAGCTGTACCTAGATGCATCTTaattatactccctcagtcccataacaagtgattttctattacatatatctagacatattttagtatatagatacatcataTTTAGAcgaatttgagtcacttaatatgggacggatggagtagaaCAAAGATTAATTCCAGTAAGAAGTTAGTCTATCCGGGATAGAGGATGATAAACTTGCGATTCACCCACGAAGTCCGACAGTAAAAAGGGCACGTTCACCATCGTGTGTACGTTTTAGGAGGTAACTAAGACAATGAAAGATATCAGAAAAAACAATTACATACGTCTAAACCAATTGCTTATGAAAACAAATTGAATTAAGCatgagttctttttttttgctagaaAATTAAGCATGAATTCGATTGTAAAAACTTTACAAAATGAATTATGC
This is a stretch of genomic DNA from Brachypodium distachyon strain Bd21 chromosome 1, Brachypodium_distachyon_v3.0, whole genome shotgun sequence. It encodes these proteins:
- the LOC100832183 gene encoding laccase-10; this encodes MGAKCLSLLVFLGTSLLLPQLLLAAMTRYYTFNVTMKKVTRLCNTRAIPTVNGKFPGPKIVTREGDRVVVKVVNNVKHNVTIHWHGVRQLRTGWSDGPAYITQCPIQTGQSYVYNFTVTGQRGTLFWHAHVSWMRATLYGPIVILPKLGVPYPFPKPFKDVPIMFGEWFNVDPEAIIAQALQTGGGPNVSDAYTINGLPGPLYNCSSRDTFKLKVQPGKWYLLRLINAALNDELFFSIANHTLTIVDVDASYVKPFDTDVVLVTPGQTTNVLLHAKPDEGCQPATHLMLARPYATSRPGTYDNTTVAAVLEYSPSGQIKSRPLFRPTLPVFNDTSFAANYSAKHRSLASSEYPANVPRRIDRPFFFAVGLGTTPCPTHQGCNGPTNDTKFSASMNNVSFNMPTTALLKAHYDGNTAGVYTADFPAMPTQPFNYTGTPPNNTNVSNGTKVAVLPYNASVEVVLQDTSIQGAESHPLHLHGFDFFVVGQGVGNYNASMHPAGFNLLDPVQRNTVGVPAGGWVAIRFYADNPGVWFMHCHLEVHTSWGLKMAWVVNDGPLPDQKLMPPPSDLPKC